In Niallia sp. FSL W8-0635, one genomic interval encodes:
- the ptsP gene encoding phosphoenolpyruvate--protein phosphotransferase has product MSFLQGIAASSGIAIAKAYRLVEPDLSFDKTTVENAENEISRFQEALTKAKSELEAIREKAHTELGADKAAIFEAHLLVLSDPELIAPIEDKIKTDLVNAEYALKETTDMFITMFESMDNEYMQERAADIRDVTKRVMSHLLGVHLANPSMISEEVVVVAEDLTPSDTAQLNRQFVKGFTTDIGGRTSHSAIMARSLEIPAVVGTKKATEEINNGDLVIVDGLKGEIHINPTPEVVESYKKVAEQYEQQKAEWAKLVNEQTVSSDGVHVELAANIGTPNDLEGVINNGGEAVGLYRTEFLYMGRDQLPTEDEQFESYKAVLEGMKGKPVVVRTLDIGGDKELPYLDLPKEMNPFLGFRAIRLCLEEQDIFRTQLRALLRASSYGNLKIMFPMIATLNEFRAAKALLEEEKTNLTSEGVKVADKIELGIMVEIPSTAVLADQFAKEVDFFSIGTNDLIQYTMAADRMNERVSYLYQPYNPSILRLVKMVIDAAHKEGKWAGMCGEMAGDETAIPLLLGLGLDEFSMSATSILKARAQILNLSKAEMEELAEKALQMSTTEEVMEAVKAAAKLS; this is encoded by the coding sequence ATGAGTTTTTTACAGGGAATTGCTGCATCTAGTGGAATAGCCATTGCTAAAGCATATCGTCTAGTTGAACCAGATCTTTCTTTTGACAAGACTACTGTTGAAAATGCAGAAAATGAAATTTCTCGTTTTCAAGAAGCTTTAACAAAAGCGAAATCAGAATTAGAAGCTATTCGTGAAAAAGCCCATACAGAGCTTGGTGCGGATAAAGCTGCTATTTTTGAAGCGCATTTATTAGTATTAAGTGACCCAGAATTAATTGCACCTATTGAAGATAAAATTAAAACGGACCTAGTGAATGCAGAATATGCATTAAAAGAAACAACAGATATGTTTATTACAATGTTTGAATCGATGGATAATGAATATATGCAAGAAAGAGCTGCTGACATTCGTGACGTTACAAAGCGTGTAATGTCTCATCTTTTAGGCGTACATTTAGCAAACCCAAGTATGATTTCTGAAGAAGTAGTGGTAGTCGCAGAAGATTTAACACCATCTGATACTGCACAACTTAACCGCCAGTTTGTTAAAGGGTTCACAACAGATATCGGTGGAAGAACTTCTCACTCAGCAATCATGGCTCGCTCTTTAGAAATTCCTGCTGTTGTTGGTACAAAAAAAGCAACAGAAGAAATTAATAATGGCGATTTAGTAATTGTTGACGGATTAAAAGGAGAAATCCATATTAATCCAACACCTGAAGTAGTGGAAAGCTATAAAAAGGTAGCAGAGCAATATGAGCAGCAAAAAGCGGAATGGGCTAAGTTAGTTAATGAACAAACAGTAAGCTCTGACGGCGTTCATGTTGAACTTGCAGCAAATATTGGTACACCTAACGATTTAGAAGGTGTTATTAATAACGGTGGGGAAGCTGTTGGTTTATACCGTACTGAATTCCTATATATGGGTAGAGACCAGCTTCCTACAGAAGATGAGCAATTTGAATCTTATAAAGCTGTTCTTGAAGGCATGAAAGGGAAGCCAGTTGTTGTACGTACTTTAGACATTGGTGGAGATAAAGAATTACCATATTTAGATCTTCCAAAAGAAATGAACCCATTCTTAGGTTTCCGTGCAATTCGTCTTTGCTTAGAAGAGCAAGATATTTTCCGTACGCAATTAAGAGCGTTGCTACGTGCAAGCTCATATGGAAATCTAAAAATCATGTTCCCGATGATTGCTACATTGAATGAATTCCGTGCTGCAAAAGCTCTTTTAGAAGAAGAGAAAACTAACTTAACAAGTGAAGGCGTTAAAGTTGCAGATAAAATTGAATTAGGTATCATGGTTGAAATTCCTTCTACAGCAGTTCTTGCAGATCAATTTGCGAAAGAAGTTGACTTCTTCAGTATTGGTACAAATGACTTAATCCAATATACAATGGCTGCAGACCGTATGAATGAAAGAGTTTCTTACCTTTACCAACCATACAATCCTTCTATTTTACGTCTTGTTAAAATGGTTATCGATGCCGCGCACAAAGAAGGCAAATGGGCAGGTATGTGTGGAGAGATGGCAGGAGATGAAACAGCAATTCCTTTATTATTAGGATTAGGCTTAGATGAATTCTCTATGAGTGCTACATCAATCTTAAAAGCAAGAGCGCAAATTCTAAACCTTTCTAAAGCAGAAATGGAAGAATTAGCAGAAAAAGCATTGCAAATGTCTACAACGGAAGAAGTTATGGAAGCAGTTAAAGCTGCAGCAAAACTTTCTTAA
- a CDS encoding cation-translocating P-type ATPase: protein MDFYQKEKDVVLKDLQSSEQGLSSDKVKALLESEGYNELQDKEKVPTWKLFLETFKDPMVIVLLVVIVIQLIMGKFVESLIIFLVLLLNSVISVIQTKKAESSLDALRNMSAPEAKVRRDNTNSTIPARELVPGDIVFLEAGDYVPADGRILESGSLKVNEGMLTGESEAIEKQEKVITEDSALGDRINMVYSSSLVVYGRGTFVVTGTGEKTEIGKIADMLNKAEEKQTPLQQKLAQFSKKLGVGILILSILIFAIQALRIWLGDETVDVTTSILNALLFAVAVAVAAIPEALSSIVTIVLSVGTNKMAKQSAIIRKLPAVETLGSTSVICTDKTGTLTQNKMTVTDYFIPEGVVEHIPADPSQWNHSETFLLNIAVLCNDSYINKENREVGDPTEVALINFYNDGKRSYEEVRTRYPREAELPFDSDRKLMSTIHTIDNQRLMLIKGGPDVMFNRATKILVNEKEEPLTNDWLKKLQDANEDFSNQALRVLAYGYKHVSLDKSAITEEDESDIILVGLTAMMDPPREAVYGSIEQTKDAGIRTVMITGDHKTTAQAIGRKIGLMEENDIALTGQELDALSEEELDKKLENISVYARVSPENKIRIVRAWQKKNRIVAMTGDGVNDAPALKQADIGIAMGSGTDVAKDSADMILTDDNFVSIVNAVGVGRTVFDNIKKSIGYLFAGNFGAIIAILFAVIAGWANPFTALQLLFINLVNDSLPAIALGMEKSEPGVMKRKPRDVKEGIFAGGTLRAVVVRGVLIGIAVIISHYIGLQHSDELGVAMAFTTLILSRSLQTFAARSSTQTIFGVGLFTNKYVLGAVGVCFLLYLITILPFAREVFAIPASFGMNEWLIATGLAVAAVIVMEIMKVLIVRILRK, encoded by the coding sequence GTGGATTTCTATCAAAAGGAAAAAGATGTTGTACTAAAAGATTTACAGTCCTCTGAACAAGGATTATCATCAGACAAAGTGAAGGCGCTTTTAGAAAGTGAAGGATATAATGAGCTACAAGATAAAGAAAAAGTGCCAACGTGGAAGCTTTTTTTAGAAACGTTTAAAGATCCGATGGTTATTGTGTTATTAGTAGTAATTGTTATCCAATTAATAATGGGTAAATTTGTTGAATCCCTCATTATTTTTTTAGTGTTACTACTTAATTCTGTTATTAGTGTTATTCAAACAAAAAAAGCAGAAAGCTCTTTAGATGCATTGCGGAATATGAGTGCTCCAGAGGCAAAAGTAAGACGAGATAATACGAATAGTACGATTCCAGCACGAGAGCTTGTTCCAGGTGATATTGTTTTTCTAGAAGCGGGTGATTATGTTCCGGCAGATGGAAGAATATTAGAAAGTGGTTCTTTGAAAGTAAATGAGGGAATGTTAACAGGGGAATCAGAAGCAATTGAGAAACAAGAAAAGGTTATTACAGAGGACTCTGCCCTTGGAGACCGTATTAATATGGTTTATAGCAGTTCTCTTGTTGTTTATGGAAGAGGCACATTCGTCGTAACAGGTACTGGTGAAAAGACTGAAATTGGTAAAATTGCGGATATGTTAAATAAGGCAGAAGAAAAGCAGACACCTTTACAACAAAAACTTGCTCAATTCAGTAAGAAATTAGGGGTCGGAATTCTAATCCTCTCTATTCTTATTTTTGCGATCCAAGCATTAAGAATATGGCTAGGAGATGAAACGGTAGATGTTACTACTTCTATCCTTAATGCCTTATTATTTGCAGTAGCAGTAGCAGTAGCAGCCATTCCTGAGGCTCTGTCGTCTATTGTTACGATTGTCTTATCGGTCGGAACTAATAAGATGGCGAAACAAAGTGCGATTATTCGAAAGCTGCCTGCAGTTGAAACATTGGGTTCTACTAGTGTTATTTGTACAGATAAAACAGGTACTTTAACTCAAAATAAAATGACTGTGACCGATTATTTTATTCCAGAAGGGGTAGTAGAGCATATACCAGCTGATCCTTCTCAATGGAATCACTCGGAAACCTTTTTATTAAATATTGCTGTATTATGTAATGATTCTTATATTAATAAAGAAAACAGAGAAGTGGGAGATCCAACAGAAGTTGCCCTTATTAACTTTTATAATGATGGCAAACGAAGCTATGAAGAAGTCCGCACAAGATATCCTAGAGAAGCGGAATTGCCCTTTGATTCGGATCGAAAATTAATGTCTACCATTCATACGATTGATAACCAACGTCTAATGCTTATTAAAGGTGGCCCAGATGTTATGTTCAATCGAGCGACGAAGATTTTGGTCAATGAAAAAGAAGAACCATTAACAAATGATTGGTTAAAAAAATTACAAGATGCCAACGAAGATTTTTCAAACCAGGCATTGCGTGTCCTCGCATATGGATACAAACATGTTTCTTTAGATAAATCGGCAATAACGGAAGAGGATGAATCAGATATTATCCTTGTAGGCTTAACCGCCATGATGGATCCACCTCGTGAGGCGGTATATGGATCGATTGAACAAACAAAGGATGCTGGGATACGCACAGTGATGATCACGGGTGATCATAAAACAACCGCTCAGGCAATCGGTCGGAAAATCGGTTTAATGGAGGAAAACGATATTGCATTAACTGGTCAAGAGCTAGATGCTTTATCAGAAGAGGAACTAGATAAAAAATTGGAGAATATATCTGTTTATGCTAGGGTGTCTCCTGAAAATAAAATACGAATTGTTCGTGCATGGCAAAAGAAAAATCGAATCGTTGCAATGACTGGAGATGGTGTCAATGATGCTCCAGCATTAAAACAAGCTGATATTGGTATTGCGATGGGAAGTGGAACGGATGTAGCCAAGGATTCAGCTGATATGATTCTGACGGATGATAATTTTGTGTCGATAGTAAATGCAGTAGGCGTAGGAAGAACTGTATTTGATAATATTAAAAAATCAATTGGTTATTTATTTGCAGGGAATTTTGGGGCAATCATTGCCATATTATTTGCCGTAATTGCAGGTTGGGCCAATCCTTTTACAGCATTACAGCTGTTGTTTATTAATTTAGTGAATGATTCCTTGCCAGCGATTGCACTTGGAATGGAAAAATCAGAGCCAGGTGTAATGAAGCGCAAACCAAGAGATGTCAAAGAGGGAATCTTTGCCGGTGGAACACTTCGAGCAGTCGTTGTAAGAGGGGTATTAATTGGTATAGCGGTTATCATCTCCCATTATATTGGTTTACAGCATTCTGATGAATTAGGAGTCGCTATGGCTTTTACCACATTAATCCTTTCCCGTTCTTTACAGACTTTTGCTGCTAGATCTAGTACACAAACGATTTTTGGTGTTGGTTTATTTACCAATAAATATGTATTAGGAGCTGTAGGAGTTTGTTTCTTGTTATATTTGATTACCATTTTGCCATTTGCTAGAGAAGTCTTTGCTATTCCGGCTTCATTTGGCATGAATGAATGGTTAATCGCAACTGGTTTAGCAGTTGCTGCTGTGATTGTAATGGAAATAATGAAAGTACTTATTGTGAGGATATTACGCAAATAA
- a CDS encoding NAD(P)-dependent oxidoreductase — protein MLTKETTIIGFIGTGVMGKSMAKHLLHAGYQVIVHNRTKEKASELLAEGAEWVESPYEMALKANVIITIIGYPKDVEEVYLGEHGLVKNAKENTYLIDMTTSTPSLAKKIYEEAKIKNIYALDAPVSGGDVGAREAKLSIMVGGDEEVFTELQSIFEILGTNIVYQGPAGSGQHTKMCNQIAIASNMIGVTEAIVYAKKAGLDPEKVLDSISTGAAGSFSLSNLAPRMIKGDFEPGFYIKHFIKDMRIALKEAEGMNMETPGLSLAETLYTHLSAKGEEDSGTQALFKYWD, from the coding sequence ATGTTGACTAAAGAAACTACTATCATTGGTTTTATCGGTACAGGTGTAATGGGGAAAAGCATGGCTAAACATTTATTGCATGCAGGGTACCAAGTTATTGTTCATAATCGTACAAAAGAAAAAGCATCGGAACTTTTGGCTGAAGGAGCTGAATGGGTCGAAAGTCCGTACGAGATGGCATTGAAGGCAAATGTGATTATTACGATTATTGGTTATCCAAAAGATGTAGAGGAAGTCTACCTAGGGGAACATGGCTTAGTTAAGAATGCAAAAGAAAATACATATTTAATCGATATGACAACATCTACACCTAGCCTTGCGAAAAAAATATATGAAGAAGCAAAAATAAAAAATATTTATGCCTTAGATGCGCCTGTTAGCGGTGGAGATGTAGGGGCAAGAGAGGCGAAATTATCCATTATGGTTGGTGGTGACGAAGAAGTTTTTACAGAACTTCAGTCAATATTTGAAATACTTGGAACAAATATCGTATATCAAGGGCCTGCAGGATCTGGACAACATACAAAAATGTGCAACCAAATTGCTATTGCATCCAACATGATAGGTGTTACAGAAGCTATTGTTTATGCAAAGAAAGCCGGATTAGATCCAGAGAAGGTACTAGATAGTATATCAACTGGGGCAGCTGGAAGCTTTTCCTTAAGCAATCTAGCACCAAGAATGATAAAAGGCGATTTTGAGCCAGGTTTTTATATCAAGCATTTTATTAAAGATATGCGAATTGCGCTTAAAGAGGCAGAGGGGATGAACATGGAAACTCCAGGTTTATCACTTGCTGAGACATTATATACTCATTTATCAGCAAAAGGTGAAGAGGATAGCGGCACACAAGCTTTATTTAAATATTGGGATTGA